In Nicotiana tabacum cultivar K326 chromosome 2, ASM71507v2, whole genome shotgun sequence, the following proteins share a genomic window:
- the LOC107761616 gene encoding putative NAD(P)H dehydrogenase (quinone) FQR1-like 3 — MATTKVYVVYYSLYGHVETMAREIQRGVNSVQGVEATLWQVPETLPERILEKMKAPKKPDDVPEIRPEQLLEADGFIFGFPSRFGVMAAQFKAFFDASSEIWATQALAGKPAGIFWSTGFHGGGQELSALTAITQLAHHGMIFVPLGYTFGKGMFEMDEVKGGSCYGAGTYAADGSRQPTELEFQQAFHQGKYIAEITRRLSN; from the exons ATGGCTACAACTAAGGTCTACGTTGT GTATTACTCTCTTTATGGCCATGTGGAGACTATGGCGCGAGAAATACAACGCGGAGTCAATTCTGTTCAGGGTGTCGAAGCAACTCTTTGGCAG GTTCCCGAGACACTTCCTGAGCGGATATTGGAGAAGATGAAGGCTCCTAAAAAACCTGATGATGTGCCTGAGATCAGGCCTGAACAGCTCTTGGAGGCTGACGGTTTCATTTTTGGTTTCCCTTCTCGTTTTGGTGTGATGGCAGCTCAATTCAAAGCATTTTTTGATGCCTCCAGTGAGATATGGGCCACTCAAGCATTAGCTGGTAAACCTGCTGGAATCTTTTGGAGTACTGGTTTCCATGGAGGTGGTCAAGAGCTTAGCGC ACTAACAGCCATTACTCAGTTGGCACATCATGGCATGATATTTGTTCCTCTTGGATATACTTTTGGTAAAGGAATGTTTGAGATGGACGAGGTAAAAGGGGGATCATGCTATGGAGCTGGAACTTATGCTGCAGATGGATCTCGTCAGCCGACTGAACTGGAATTTCAACAGGCCTTTCATCAGGGGAAATATATTGCTGAAATTACAAGAAGACTCAGTAATTGA